The Sandaracinus amylolyticus genomic interval GTGCCCGACGATCTCGGCACGTCGAGCGAGCGCCTCACGATCGGCGAGGCGGTGGGCAGCGCGTGCAGCACGAGCGTCGTGCGCGCGCTGAGCGAGCAGCTCGTGCAGGAGATCCAGTGCCTGCGCCCGGGCTCGATGGCGCGCATCGACGACATCCCGAACGTGCGCCTCGGCAGCGCGACGTTCCCGTGGATGCAGCGCCCCGCGGCCGACGCGCTGCGCGCCGCGACCTCGGGCGGAGGCACGCTCTCGCTCAACTCGACGCTGCGCACGCTGCCGCAGCAGTACCTGCTCTACCGCTGGTACCGCGCGGGCCGCTGCGGGATCTCGCTCGCGGCGGCGCCGGGTCGCAGCAACCACGAGTCCGGCCTCGCGCTCGACACGAGCGACCACGCGGCGTGGCGGAGCCGCCTCGAGGCGCGCTCGTTCCGGTGGCTCGGCGGCAGCGACCCGGTGCACTTCGAGTACGTCGGCGGCGGCACCGTCGATCTGAGCGGGCTCTCGGTGCTCGCGTTCCAGAAGCTGTGGAACCGCAATCACCCCGAGGATCTCATCGACGAGGACGGGCTCTACGGACCCCAGACCGAGGCGCGCCTCGCGCGCGCGCCGTCCGAGGGCTTCCCGATCGGCGCGCGCTGCGACGAGCCGGAGCCGGAGCCCGAGCCCGAGCCGATGCCGATGCCGATGGCGGCGCGCCTCGTGATCGACTGGCGCCTCGAGAGCGGCACGTACGTGCTCACCGCGAGCACGCCCGAGGCCACCGAGCGCGTCGAGTACACGATCGACGGCCGCGTGATCGGCACCGCGATCCGCGCGTGGGGCGCGGACTTCGCGATGGTCGCGGGCACGTGCGAGGACCACGAGACGCACGTCGTCGAGGCGATCGCGCGCGACGCGGCGAGCGCCGAGCTCGCGCGCGCCGTGGGGCTGCTCGAGGCGAGCGGCGGCACCGCGATCGCGATCCGCCCGCGCGGCGCGTCGACGTACGAGATCACGCTCGAGCGCGCGGCGTCGGAGGTCGCGGCGCTCGAGGTCGAGGTCGACGGCTTCGTCCTCACCGACGAGGTGAGCGGCGCGACGCGCAGCGAGCGCCTCGCGGTGCGCTACACGTTCACGACGCTCGGCGCGCGCACGTTCGTGCTGCGCAGCCTCGACGCGAGCGGCGGCGTGCTCGCCGAGCGCACGCTGACGTTCGAGCTTCGGTGAGCCCGTTGTGCCGGAGGGCGCTTCGCGGATAGCGTCGCGCCATGCCGACTGCATCCGATCTCGTCTACGACCACCGCACCGCCGAGCGCGCGTTCGAGCAGACACGCAGCGCACGCTCGGCCTACCTGCCCGCCGCGTTGCCGCCCCTCGACGTCGCGCTCGGCGCCTCGTTCCTGCTCGATCACGCGCGCCGCCTCCGCGAGCCCGAGCTCGCGCGCACGCTCGCGCGGATCCCCGCCGAGCTCCTCGAAGCGGATCCCGCCGCCCGGATCGAAGCCGCCGCGTGGGCGCTCTGGTTCGCGCACACGAGCTGGCTGGCCGAGCGCTCGGGCAAGACCGACGCGCGGGTCCGCGCCAGCACGCTCGAGGCCGCCACCGAGGTCAAGCGCCGCATGATGAAGGTCGCGACCTTCGCGCTCGACGATCACGCCGCCGCGACGGCCGAGCTCGCGTCGATCGCGAGCGGCAGCGGCCACGGCGATCTCGCGAGCGACCTCGCGCGGCTCGCGCGCGTCTACGACCGCCATCGCGTCGAGCTCGAGAGCGCCGGACCACGCTATCGCGCTGCCGACGCGCGCCGCGCGCGCGAGCTCTCGGCGACGATCCTGGCGGAGCTCGGCGAGGGCAGCGCCGATGCCGAGACGACGTGGCGGGAAGAGACGTCGCGTGCGTTCCAGCTCGCGGAGGAGACCTGGGACCGCGCCCGCAAGTTCCTCCACGCGATCGACTTCGAGCACGGCGAGGAGCGGTATCCGTCGGTGTGGTCGGTGCGTCCGACGCGCGCTGCGAAGCGCGCGGCAGCCGGCCCCGACGACGGCGGCGCCCCGGACGACGCGGAAAAGACCGAGTGATCTCGGTCGCGTTCATCATCTCGATGGTGCGCACCGGGCGCGCGGCCGGCGCGTCATCGAGATGATGAGCGCGGGCCCTGCCGGAGCCTCCGCGCCATCGAGATGATGGAATTCCGGGCCCCCGCGGGCCTCCCCGCCATCGAGATGATGGAATTCCGGCCCCCGCGGGCTTCCCGCCATCGAGATGATGGAATTCCGGCCCCCCGCGGGCCTCCCCGCCATCGAGCCGAAGCATCGCCGGCCGCCGCCGCCCTCCGCGCGTCGGGCGCGATCGGTGGGAGGCCGCGGGATCACTGAACGACGTGGATCAGCTCGCCGGGCGCGCCCGTCGTGACCTGCAGCGTCCCGAGTGCGGCGCGCGCGCACTGCTCGATCGCGCTGCCCGCGTGCGGCGCGCCGAGCCCGACGTTCACCGCGCCGTCCGCGCCCCACCGCGTCACCACCGCGACCGGCGCGACACCGCCGCTGCACGCGAGGATCGCCGCGCGCTGCGCCTCGATCGCGCCCCGCAGCGCGCTGTCCACCTCGGGCGCGACGCTCGCCGTCGGCTGCGCGACGACGACCACCTGCGCGGCTGCGGGCTCGGCCCACGCGCCGGCGCGCCCGCTCATCACCCACGCGCAGTCGACCTCGCCGCACACGACCGCGTAGCTCGCGCTGCGACCGCAGCCCGCGACCATGCGCTCGGTCTCGACCGGCGCCGCGATCGTCAGCGACTGCGGCGGGCACGCCATCTCCGACGACGCGCGCTCGGCGATCGTCTGCATCGCGACCCAGCGCGCGCCGCGATAGCGGCCGGCCCCGCGACCGATGATCGCGAACTCGCGGAGGTGTCCGCAGCCGCTCACCTGCCACACGCGATCGGTGAGCTGGCGGGCCTGCAACGCCGCCGCGGGGCACGCGAGCGCGCGCGACGCGACGTGGTGCAGGTTGCGTAGTCGACGCGCGTCGACCCGTGGGACCTCCGTGTACGGATCCGAGCGCCGCCGACAGCCGACGCTCGAGAGCGCGAGCACGACCGCGAAGCACGACCAGACGAGAGCGCGCATCCGTGCAGTCTATGCGGGAGTGCTCGCCCGCGCCGAGCCCGCACGGAAGCGTGCGGAAGCACGCGGACGGCAGGGATCGGAGTGGGCGAGCCGAGTCTACGCGGGAGTGCTCGCCCGCGCCGAGCCCGCACGGAAGCGTGCGGAAGCACGCGGACGGCAGGGATCGGAGTGGGCGAGCCGAGTCTACGCGGGAGTGCTCGCCCGCGCCGAGCCCGCACGGAAGCGTGCGGAGCACGCGGACGGCAGGGATCGGAGTGGGCGAGCCGAGTCTAGCGCGTGGCCGAGCCCTCCACCCACACGCCGTGGAACGTCATCGGCGCGTGATCGCGCATCCAACACCGCGCGACCGGGCCGTCGGACAGGCGCTGCGCGTCGAAGATCGCGAGGCACGTCGCGTCGCGCGAGGGCTCGTAGACCATGGTGAGCCCCCAGCCCTCGCCCTCCGCGCACGTCGCGTCGCGCGGCACGTAGACGAGCTCGCTCGGGCACGCGCCGCGCTCGAAGAGGAACACGTCGTCCGCGCCGCGCTCGAGCGCCACGCGCGCGACGCCGCGCCGGGCGCCCTTCGTCGTCGTCACGAACACGGTGCGATGACGCGCGCCCTCGCGCCGGGGATCGATCTCGGGGAACTCGCACGGCGCGTCCCACACCGGCTCGCTCCGGAACGTCTTGCGCGCCGGGTCGATCGCGACGCGATGCAGGTACGCCTTGCCCCCGGTCTGACCGCTCGCGCGCAGCCCTTCGTAGCTGTCGAAGTCGGGCCACCGCGCGATGTGCAGCACGATCTCGCCGTCCTGCTCCCACGCGCCCGCGAAGTGCCACTGGAAGAACGTCTCGACGCGGAAGCGCACGATCGCGCTGGGATCGTCGATCGGCACGACGATCACCTCGACTCCGTCCTCCGGCGTCCACCGGAAGATGTCGCTCGCGCCGCCGATCCCGAGCAGCGCCTTCACGAGCTGGAAACGCATCGGCGGCACCAGGAAGACGAGGTGCTTCTCGGTCGCCGCGAAGTCGTGCAGCAGCACGCCGTGCTCGAGCGGGATCTCGCCGAGCATCTTCGGCGCGCCGCGATCGGGCAGCACCGCGAGCTCGATCGCGTTCTTCGGCCCCCAGCGCATCCCGAAGCCGTAGATCGCCTCGCGCGCGTTCACGCGATGCGGGTGCGCGGTGAAGGAGCTCCCGAGCACGCCGAGATCGGTCTCGCCGATCGTGCTCAGATCGCGCGCGTCGATCTCGGTGGGCCACGACGACTCGACCAGCGCGAAGAGGCGCGACTGCCAGCGCATCAGCGCGGTGTTGCCGGTGTTCTTGCGGCGCCTCAGCAGCCCGTTCATCACGCGGCGCCACGGCGTCGCGCGCGACCCGTAGAGCGGCGCGCCGGCGCGCGTCTCCTCGCGATACTCCGCGCTCTCGATCACGCGCTTCGCCGCGAGCGCGCGCGCCGGCCCCTCGAGGCGCACCGAGCAGAGCGCGCCGTCCGCCTCGAACGAGTGCGCGACCTCGCGCCCGAACGAGTCGTAGAGCCCTGGCCCGACGCGATGGAGCGTGCCGCGCAGCCCGTCCGGGATGCGCCCCTCGATCTCCATCGGCTCCCAGCCGTGCTCGCGCCGCAAGCTGCGCATGTCGCCGCGAGGCGGCGGTGACTCGTGGTCGTCGTGCGCCCCCCGCACGACGCGATCGACCTGCGTCTCAGCACCCATGTCTGTGCCCATCCCCCGGGAAGATCTTGCCAGGATTCAGGACGCCGCGGGGATCGAAGACGTCCTTCACGCGCCGCTGCAGCGCGATCAGGGGCTCGGGCTGCTCGAGCGGCAGGTACGGCGCCTTGAGCACGCCGATGCCGTGCTCGCCGCTGAGCGTCCCGCCGAGCGCGATCGTCGTCTCGAAGAGCTCGCGGATCGCCTGCTGCACCGCGGGCTCCTGCTCGGCGTGATCCCAGAGCAGGTTCACGTGCAGGTTGCCGTCGCCGGCATGGCCGTACGCGGGCATGCGGATGCCGCGGCGCGCTGCGATCTCGCGGCACGTCGTGATCAGCTCGGCGAGGCGACGCCGCGGCACCACGACGTCCTCGCTCAGCTTGAACCCCGCGCTGCGACGCAGCGCGCGCGACATGTCGCGCCGCACGCGCCAGAAGCGCTCGCGCTCGCTCGTCTCGGTCGCGACCAGCGGATCGAACGGCGACACGCTCACCAGCGCGTCACCGAGCCGCGCGAGCTCGCTCTCCACGGTCTCGCTCGTGCCCTCGAGCTCGATCACCAGCAGCGCCTTCGCCGCCTCGGGGATCGCGATCGCCGACGCGCCCGCGCGCAGGATCGCGAGCGTCTCCGCGTCGAGCAGCTCGATGCAGCGCGGCACCACGCGCGCGCTCAGGGCCGCGCTCACCGCGGGCGCGATCGCGTCCTCGCGATCGAGGAACGCGAGCACCGTGATCACGCGCTCCGCGAGCGGCGCGAGCCGCAGCACCGCGCGCGTGACGAACGCGAGCGTGCCCTCGCTGCCGACGATCAGCGACGTGAGGTCGTAGCCGGTCACGCCCTTCTTGGTGCGCCGACCGAGCGGCAGGATCGTGCCCTCCGCGGTCACGACCTCGAGCCCGAGCACCCAGTCGCGCGTCGAGCCGTGCTTGAACGCGCGCGGCCCCGCCGCGTTCTCCGCGACGTTCCCGCCGATCGTGCACTGCTCCCAGGAGTTCGGATCGGGCCCCCAGAAGAGCCCCTCGCGCTCGACCGCCTCGTAGAGCGCGCCGGTCACGAGCCCGGGCTCGACCACCGCGAGCGAGTCCACACGATCGATCTCGACGATGTCGCGCATGCGATCGCACGCGAGCACGATCCCGCCGCGCACCGGCACCGCGCCGCCGGTGCGGCCGGTGCCCGCGCCCCGCGGCGTCACCGGCACTCCGTGCGCGCTCGCCTCGCGCATCACCACCGCGATCTCCTGCGCACCGCGCGCGCGGATCACCGCGTCGGGGATCGCGCCCACCGCCTCGCTCTCGTCGCGCGCGTGCGCCGCGCACACGTCGGCGTCGGTGATCACGCGATCGTCGGGCAGCGCGCGCGCGATCGCGGCGAGACAGCGGTCGACGTTCGCGCGCATCGGAGGGCGTTCTGGGCTCCTTCGTGATCCGCCGCAACCTTCCGCCTCCGAGCGCTCGCGGATAGACTGGCGCGCGATGCGCTCGCTCCGATCGTCGGTGTCACTCCTCGTCGCGTTGGTGCTCGCCGGGGGGTGCGGCGACGACGACGTCCCGTCGGTCCCGACCGACGCAGGCCCTCGCGACGCGCAGGTGCGAGACGCGGCCGGCGAGGACGGCGGCGGCGACGCCGGCGACGAGGACGGCGGCGTGCTCGAGGACGGTGCGATGCCGCTCGACGGCGGCGACGCCGATGCCGGCGTCCTGCCGTGCACCGGCGACGAGCTCACGCTCGCGGACCTCTCGGAGGAGCGCAACGAGCGCGTCGCGCTGGCGGCCGGCGCGAGCACGTGGCTCGCGGCGTGGGTCGGTCGCGTCGACACGTTCACGGAGCTCCAGTGGACGATCGTGCCCGCCACCGGCGATGCGCCCGAGCCGCGATCGACGATGCTCCGCTCGCTGCTCGGAGGCGCGGCGGCCGCGCGGCGCGGAGACGGGTTCGTCGCGGGCTACCAGGCGAACCCCGACGCGGGCTACGAGGTGTACGCGCTGCCGCTCGCGGCCGACGGCACGCCCACCGGCGCCGCGTGGCGCCTCACGACGCAGGCAGGCCGCGACGACCGCGTCGCGCTCGTCGCCAGCGACGGCGGGCTCGTCGCGTCGTGGACCGAGACCGCGCCCGGCGGTGCGTCGCGCGCGTTCCGCACGCGATGGTTCGACGCGACGGGCACGCCCCAGGGCGACGCGCGCACGCTGGCGAGCGGCGACGAGGTCCCGCTCGCGAGCGTGCTCGTGCCCGCCGAGAGCGGTCCGTACGCCGTGTGGCACCGCGAGCAGGGCACCGCGAGCCAGGTGGTCGCGGCCGCCCTCGACGCGCGCGGCGTCCCGCCCGCGGGCGGCGAGCGCGTGGTGAACGTCGAGCCGACCGCGAACGGCACGCTCGACGCGGTCACCGAGGAGGACGCCGCGGTCCTCGTGTTCGGCATCGTCGCGGGCGGCGGCGCGCCGCAGGTCCGCGTGCGCTCGATCGATCGCCTCGGGACGCTGGGGACCGAGCGCATCGTCGGCGCCGGCACCGAGCCCTCGATCGCGCGCTACGGCGGGACGTTCGCCGTCGCCTACCGCGCGCCCGGCGCCGGCGGCGCGACGCTGACGCTCGCCTTCCTCGACACCAGCCTTCAGCCGCGCGCGACCGTTCCGCTCGGCCCCGCGACCGCCGAGGGCTCGCTCGTGATGCGCGCGACCGACGACGGCCGGCTCGCCATCGCGCGCGTCGACGTGAGCGGCGGGCGCACCCGCGTGCTCCTCACGCGCGTCCAGTGCGACTGAAGGCGCAGACCACGGGCTCGCCCGCCGGGACGAGCACTCCGTAGGGAGTGAAAGATCGGCTCGCCCGCAGGTCCCTACCGTGCGCGCGCGTCGCGCGCTCCCGTCCGGGACCTGCGGGACGAGCACTCCGTGGGGGAGTGAAAAAAGTGCAGACTCTGCAACTTGGTGCGGGTGCGACCGCCACCACGCGCTCGGGATCGCGCGCGATCTCGGGATCCTCCATCGCCGGAACGTTCCTTGCTGAGCGGCATCGCCCGACCATGCGTCAGCTGCTCGCGCTCGCCCTCGTGGGCACGCTCGCGTCCTCCCTGAGCGCCTGCGGCGACGATCGCCCGCCGGTCGTGCCGCAGGACGGAGGAGCGCGCGACGCGTCGCGCGGCGACGGCGGCGGCTCCGACCTCGACGCCGCGATCCCCGACGGCGGCGGCATGGACGGCGCGCTGCCCGACGGGGCGCTGCCCGACGACGCGGGCACCCCCACCGACGCGCCGCCCGGCGACGCGATGAAGATGGACGCCGGTCCCGCCGAGCCCGACGCCGCCACCGACGGTGGCACGTGTACCGATCTGTGCCCCTGCCCGCGTCCCGCGCCCGCCTGCACCGGCGACGCGACCTGCGCCGCTGGCGAGCGCTGCATCGAGGACGTCTGC includes:
- a CDS encoding FAD-binding oxidoreductase; translated protein: MRANVDRCLAAIARALPDDRVITDADVCAAHARDESEAVGAIPDAVIRARGAQEIAVVMREASAHGVPVTPRGAGTGRTGGAVPVRGGIVLACDRMRDIVEIDRVDSLAVVEPGLVTGALYEAVEREGLFWGPDPNSWEQCTIGGNVAENAAGPRAFKHGSTRDWVLGLEVVTAEGTILPLGRRTKKGVTGYDLTSLIVGSEGTLAFVTRAVLRLAPLAERVITVLAFLDREDAIAPAVSAALSARVVPRCIELLDAETLAILRAGASAIAIPEAAKALLVIELEGTSETVESELARLGDALVSVSPFDPLVATETSERERFWRVRRDMSRALRRSAGFKLSEDVVVPRRRLAELITTCREIAARRGIRMPAYGHAGDGNLHVNLLWDHAEQEPAVQQAIRELFETTIALGGTLSGEHGIGVLKAPYLPLEQPEPLIALQRRVKDVFDPRGVLNPGKIFPGDGHRHGC
- a CDS encoding M15 family metallopeptidase, which produces MRTLTALAALAMLTACQAELAGAGPRGDAGLPPGDGGSEHEMPEPEPEVCFVPDDLGTSSERLTIGEAVGSACSTSVVRALSEQLVQEIQCLRPGSMARIDDIPNVRLGSATFPWMQRPAADALRAATSGGGTLSLNSTLRTLPQQYLLYRWYRAGRCGISLAAAPGRSNHESGLALDTSDHAAWRSRLEARSFRWLGGSDPVHFEYVGGGTVDLSGLSVLAFQKLWNRNHPEDLIDEDGLYGPQTEARLARAPSEGFPIGARCDEPEPEPEPEPMPMPMAARLVIDWRLESGTYVLTASTPEATERVEYTIDGRVIGTAIRAWGADFAMVAGTCEDHETHVVEAIARDAASAELARAVGLLEASGGTAIAIRPRGASTYEITLERAASEVAALEVEVDGFVLTDEVSGATRSERLAVRYTFTTLGARTFVLRSLDASGGVLAERTLTFELR
- a CDS encoding carotenoid oxygenase family protein; the protein is MGAETQVDRVVRGAHDDHESPPPRGDMRSLRREHGWEPMEIEGRIPDGLRGTLHRVGPGLYDSFGREVAHSFEADGALCSVRLEGPARALAAKRVIESAEYREETRAGAPLYGSRATPWRRVMNGLLRRRKNTGNTALMRWQSRLFALVESSWPTEIDARDLSTIGETDLGVLGSSFTAHPHRVNAREAIYGFGMRWGPKNAIELAVLPDRGAPKMLGEIPLEHGVLLHDFAATEKHLVFLVPPMRFQLVKALLGIGGASDIFRWTPEDGVEVIVVPIDDPSAIVRFRVETFFQWHFAGAWEQDGEIVLHIARWPDFDSYEGLRASGQTGGKAYLHRVAIDPARKTFRSEPVWDAPCEFPEIDPRREGARHRTVFVTTTKGARRGVARVALERGADDVFLFERGACPSELVYVPRDATCAEGEGWGLTMVYEPSRDATCLAIFDAQRLSDGPVARCWMRDHAPMTFHGVWVEGSATR